Proteins encoded in a region of the Paenibacillus sp. E222 genome:
- a CDS encoding S9 family peptidase, giving the protein MKRDIRRMMALLSEANVKEQELPFSVEKRDIEIPFISKDGTVCRRYIRIYLPEPAPEPKPLVFIAHYEMPENDATLNLYLMNGWAVSTPIDFKPEYNGSLVDDDLIFNSAALSAVRKQPGIDRTRIVVSGGSAGGYMTQMLSVLHLGICCSISFSGITNILFNMKYLQSANNHNKDVLETLTEEERKDFIRCLEVIPVPIVGAIFGQFAPILAKIEENPNSEIWNAMSPSFMAGCLTDPILFSHFTSDLLVPVDQLTKRFTYADLDESLPEGFRIRMSEFPLQEKVQRSMAEMLPADDLFEHLCPAPQTSGENFKLSFDRTKRFNIVVFDEGNAEAEGGHFKKMDLGPIDATDYIHAQLQRSSRETNWLTVGKLALMAERYAGKGFLIPGKAGIDDIVYGSVAMNRQEVLEELSEFGEHHREELVDTFCAAMAAKPELADVLDEIQGRLLI; this is encoded by the coding sequence ATGAAACGTGATATCCGAAGAATGATGGCACTTTTATCGGAAGCAAATGTTAAAGAGCAGGAACTGCCTTTCTCCGTTGAGAAACGGGATATTGAAATTCCTTTCATTTCAAAAGACGGCACCGTATGCCGGCGTTATATCCGTATCTATCTACCGGAACCGGCACCTGAACCAAAGCCGCTGGTGTTCATCGCGCATTACGAAATGCCCGAGAATGACGCCACGTTGAACCTTTATTTGATGAACGGCTGGGCTGTATCGACACCGATCGATTTTAAGCCAGAGTATAACGGAAGCCTGGTGGACGACGACCTGATATTCAATAGCGCCGCATTATCAGCAGTCAGGAAGCAGCCTGGCATCGACCGGACGCGTATCGTAGTCAGCGGCGGAAGCGCCGGCGGCTATATGACGCAGATGTTGTCTGTTCTGCATCTTGGAATCTGCTGCTCCATTTCCTTCAGTGGTATTACAAATATATTGTTTAACATGAAGTATCTTCAGTCAGCAAACAATCATAACAAGGATGTTCTGGAAACGCTAACTGAAGAGGAACGAAAAGACTTCATCCGCTGCCTGGAAGTGATTCCTGTGCCTATAGTTGGTGCCATTTTCGGACAGTTTGCTCCAATTCTGGCAAAGATCGAGGAGAATCCCAATAGTGAGATTTGGAACGCTATGTCTCCATCCTTCATGGCAGGATGTTTAACCGATCCGATATTATTTTCTCATTTTACCTCTGACTTATTGGTACCCGTTGATCAATTGACAAAACGATTTACATATGCTGATCTGGACGAGTCCCTTCCCGAGGGATTCCGTATCCGTATGTCGGAGTTTCCGCTTCAAGAAAAGGTGCAGCGATCAATGGCTGAAATGCTTCCTGCAGATGATTTATTTGAGCATCTCTGTCCGGCACCGCAAACATCAGGTGAAAATTTCAAGCTCTCCTTCGATAGAACCAAACGTTTCAACATCGTTGTATTCGATGAAGGCAATGCCGAAGCAGAAGGGGGGCATTTCAAAAAAATGGATCTCGGGCCCATTGACGCCACCGATTACATACATGCACAGCTTCAGAGGTCGTCCAGGGAAACAAACTGGCTGACCGTCGGGAAGTTGGCGCTCATGGCTGAGCGGTATGCGGGGAAAGGATTCCTGATTCCCGGGAAGGCTGGCATCGATGATATCGTCTATGGATCGGTTGCTATGAACCGTCAGGAGGTTCTTGAGGAGCTGTCAGAGTTTGGCGAACACCATCGTGAGGAATTAGTCGATACATTCTGTGCAGCAATGGCTGCAAAACCGGAACTTGCGGATGTACTGGATGAGATCCAAGGCCGGCTATTAATCTAA